Below is a genomic region from Burkholderia pseudomultivorans.
TGCGAACCAGAAGGGGGGCGTCGGCAAGACGACGACATCGGTCAATCTCGCCGCAAGCCTTGCAGCGCAGGAGCAACGAGTCCTGCTGATCGATCTCGACCCGCAGGGCAACGCGACGATGGGCAGCGGGATCGACAAGGCCGCATGCGAATCGACCGTGTACGAAGTGCTGGTCGACGGCGTGTCGGTTGCCGATGCGCGCATCCGGCCGGAGGCCGTCACGTACGACGTGCTGCCCGCGAACCGCGAGCTGTCCGGTGCGGAGATCGAGCTGATCGGCATCGACAACCGCGAGCGCCAACTGAAGGCGGCGCTCGAGCGCGTCGAGGACGATTACGACTTCGTGCTGATCGACTGTCCGCCGACGCTGTCGTTGCTGACGCTGAACGGCCTGTGCGCAGCGCACGGCGTCGTGATCCCGATGCAGTGCGAATACTTCGCGCTCGAAGGGCTCTCGGATCTCGTCAACACGATCAAGCAGGTTCACGCGAACATGAACCGCGACCTGAAGATCATCGGCTTGCTGCGCGTGATGTTCGATCCGCGCATCACGCTGCAGCAGCAGGTCTCCGATCAACTGAAAGCGCACTTCGGCGACAAGGTGTTCGACGCGGTGATTCCGCGCAACGTGCGCCTGGCGGAAGCGCCGAGTTACGGGCTGCCGGGCGTCGTGTTCGATCGCAGCTCGCGCGGTGCGCAGGCCTATCTCCAGTTCGGTGCAGAGATGATCGAGCGCGTCCGCGCGTTCGAGGCATCGTGAGCCGGACATGAGCGAAGCGAGGAAGAAAGACATGAACGCCGTACCAAAGAAGAAGGGCTTGGGACGTGGCCTCGAAGCGCTGCTCGGCGGCAGCGCCGACATCACCGAAGCGGTGAAGATCGAAGGGGCGCCGAACACGCTCGCGCTCGGCAAGCTGCAGGCCGGCAAGTACCAGCCGCGCACGCGGATGGACGAAGGCAGCCTGCAGGAGCTGGCGGCCAGCATTCGCGCGCAGGGCGTGATGCAGCCGATCCTGGTGCGGCCCATTTCATCAGACAAATACGAGATCATCGCGGGCGAGCGGCGTTTCCGCGCGGCGCGTCTCGCCGGGCTCGACGAGGTGCCGGTGCTGGTGAAGGATGTATCCGATCAGGCCGCCGCCGCGATGGCGCTGATCGAGAACATCCAGCGCGAAGATCTGAATCCGCTGGAAGAGGCGCACGGCATCCAGCGCCTGCTCGACGAATTCGGTTTCACGCACGAACAGGCGGCCGAGTCGGTCGGTCGTTCGCGCAGCGCGGTGTCGAACCTGCTGCGCCTGCTGAATCTCGCATCGCCGGTCCAGACGATGCTGCTCGCGGGCGACCTCGACATGGGGCACGCGCGTGCGCTGCTTGCAGTCGATGCAGCGACGCAGATCACGCTCGCACACCAGGTCGTCAACAAGCGCATGTCGGTGCGCGAGACCGAGAAACTCGTCGCGCAGACGACCAAGGAAGCGCCGGCCGTGAAGGCGCGCGCGAAGGACGACGGCGGGCGCGACACGCGTCGTCTCGAGGAGGAGTTGTCCGACCTGCTGGCGTCGACGGTGAAGATCAAGCTCGGCCGTCGCGGGCGAGGGCAGGTGATGATCGACTTCGGCAACCTCGATGCGCTCGAGGGCATACTCGCGCGGCTGCGCGGCAACGTCGCAACCGAAGAATAACGAGGCCACATCGATGGATGATGCGAGCGCGCTGGCGCCGCGCCGGTGGCTCGGATGGCTCGCGCAGGAACCCGTGCTGTCGGTGCTGGTCCTGGGCCTGGTCGTGCTGGAATGGGTGCGTCCGCAACCATTCGGCGTACTGGCCGGCCGTGTCGACTGGCAGACGGTCGCGACGCTCGCGGGGCTGCTGATGCTGACCAAGGCGCTCGAGCTGTCCGGCTGCTTGATGTGGCTCGCGCACCGCATCGTTCATCACGTGCGTTCCGAGCGCGGCCTTGCGATGCTGCTGGTCGTATTCGCGGCCGTGCTGTCGATGTGGCTGACCAACGACGTCGCGCTGTTCGTCGTCGTGCCGCTGATGGTATCGCTGCGTGCGCTGACGCCGCTGCCGTTTCGCCGGCTCGTGATCGTCGTCGCACTGGCCGTCAATGCGGGGTCGGTCGCGACGCCGCTCGGCAATCCGCAGAATCTTTTCCTGTGGCAATTGAGCGGCGTGTCGTTCGGCCGCTTCGTCGTGACGCTCGGGCCGCTGGCCGTCGCGCTGATGCTGCTGCTGCTCGTGCTGACCGCGTGCGCGTTTCGCGCGAAGCCGCTCGACCTGTCGGGCGACGTCGCGACGGGGCCGGTGCAGCGCATGCACGCGCTGGTCGCCGCGGTGATGTTCGCCGCGTTCGTGCTGCTCGCCGACGCGCACCATCCGCTGCCCGCACTGATCGCCGTCACGCTCGTGCTGCTCGTCGCGCAACGCCAGGCAGTCCTGAAGATCGACTGGCTGCTGCTGCTGATTTTCGTGCTGATGTTCGTCGTGTTGCGCAGCGCGGCCGCGCTGCCGGTCGTGCATGACGCGATCGCGCGGGCGCAGCTCGATTCGCCGCTGCGCGTCTTCGCGGCCGGTGCCGTGCTGTCGCAGGGAATCAGCAACGTGCCGGCCGCGATCCTGTTGTCGGAGTTCACGCATGACTGGCGCGCACTGGCGTTCGGTGTGTCGGTCGGCGGCTTCGGTTTCGCGATCGGCTCGCTCGCGAACCTGATCGCGGTGCGGCTCGCCAAGGAGCCGCGCATGTGGCTGCCGTTTCATCTCGTATCGATCCCGTTCGCGCTGGTCGGTGCGGCGCTGGGCGCGTGGCTGCTGGTTCACGGCTGAGCGGCGCGCGCACAGTTTCGAGAGGCGGTGCGGCGAGGGCGGCCACAGCATTCGCCGTGATCGGATGCGACGCGGTGGTGGGGTGATCCACAGTCGATCGCCTGTGGCGGCATTGCAACTATCGCGCGGATTATTTGATACACAGTCGTCGTGCTGTGCGCGTCGATCGCGTGCACCTGCTCACAGCGTTTCGCTTGCTTCCGGCGTCCGCCCGGGCGCCGTTTCGAGTCACCGCTTCGCGGCGACTTTCCTGTCCCGATCCCGTCGCGCCGCGACAGTTCCGATCGGGCGTCGTTTCCGCTGCTATCCGATCTCGACCGACTTTTCGCGCAAGAAATACCGGTGCGGAAAGTTGACCTTACAACTGTCATCGTACGTCGTCGATTCGCGCGTTTTTCACATGATGAGTGGTCGTTTTACGCAGGTTTTTGTCGCGTCTAAAGCCTTGAATCAGTTGCAACTATCGCTTACAATCGCCCGGATTTGTTAGCTAGGCACCCCTGAAAGCTTTCGGAAAGCTTGGGGGCGGTTTCAGGATTTTGCGGATTACTGCGATGGCGGGTCAGGCGCCGAACAACGGGCACGATGATCACCGCGCGCAACGCACCGCTTCAGCGGCCGGCGAGCGGCGCGAATCCGATGCCGACGACTGGGATGCCGAGCAGCAGGATAACAACATCGTTCCGCTCACACGGGCGGAGGCCGAGAGGCTGTTCGGCCCGAACGTGAGCAAGCCGTCGCGCGTCACCCCCTCCAGGGTGGTGATCGTGCAGGTGGCCCTGTCCCTGGTTGCAACGCTGGCGTGGTGGCTGTTTTCGAAGTCGCCGGGCGCCGCTGCGCAGTCCGCGTTTCTGGGCGGAGCGATCGGCTGGGTGCCCAGCGCGTTGTTCGTGGCACGACTGAAGGCAGGTGGCTCGGCCACCGTGATGAGCTGGGTGATGGGCGAAGCCCTGAAGCTCGGTCTGACGATCGGGATGTTCGCAGCAGTGGCGTTCGGCTGGGCCGGCGTGCACTGGGTGCCGCTCCTCGTCACGTACCTCGTCGTGCTGAAGACGTACTGGATCGCGCTGGCCTGGCGGTAAAAAACAGCAGCGTGCGGTTTCGACAACGAATCGCACCGGCCCGTTCCCGCAATAGCGTGTTGCGGAACAGGCAAAACGATTTTCGACAATTTGGGTGGCATTAACGATATGGCAGCTAGCGAAGGCACGCGCGGTCCGGATCCGTCCGAGTACATTGCGCACCACTTGCAGAATTTCTCCACCTCGCATCAGACGTCGATTTTCGACATCCACGTCTGGAATCTCGACACGCTGTTCTGGTCGATCGTCTGCGGCATCGTGACGATCGTCCTGCTGCGCCTGGCTGCCCGCAAGGCAACGCCGGGCGTGCCGGGCCGTTTCCAGTGCGCGATCGAGATGCTCGTCGAAATGGTCGAAGACCAGTCGAAGGCCATCGTCCACGGCAATCGCACCTTCATCGCCCCGCTCGCCCTCACGGTGTTCGTGTGGGTCGCGCTGATGAACTCCCTCGACTTCCTTCCCGTCGACCTGCCGGGCCGCGTCATCGGCTGGCTCGGTCTGTCGGACGTGATCTCCCACCATCGCATCGTTCCGACGGCCGACCTGAACGGCACGCTCGGCATCGCGCTTGGCGTGTTCGTCCTGATGATCTACTACAGCATCAAGATCAAGGGCGCAGGCGGGTTCGCGCACGAGCTGCTGTCGGCGCCGTTCGGCGGCCACCCGCTGCTCTGGATTCCGAACCTCGCGCTGAACATCGTCGAATACGTCGCGAAAACCGTCTCGCTCGGCATGCGGCTGTTCGGCAACATGTACGCGGGTGAGCTGTTGTTCCTGTTGATCGCCCTGCTCGGCAGCATGTGGAGCTTCGGTGGCGATGCAACGTTCCTCGGCTTCGTTGGTCATGTGATCGCAGGCAGCGTCTGGGCAATCTTCCACATCCTGATTGTTCTGTTGCAGGCATTCATTTTCATGATGCTGACGCTGGTGTATCTCGGCCAGGCGCACGACAAGCATTAAGCACGGCGTGCAAAAAAGAGTCTTCGTTTTAGTTTTTTAAATCTCAGTTCCAAGTCTTTTCTCAAAGGAGTGATCATGCAAGCTTACATCGCCAACATCCAGGGTCTGACCGCCATCGGTATCGGCATCATCATCGGCCTGGGTGCAATCGGCGCCTGTATCGGTATCGCGCTGATGGGTGGTAAGTACATCGAAGCCTGCGCACGTCAGCCGGAACTCATCAACCCGCTGCAAACGAAGATGTTCCTGCTGGCTGGCCTGATCGACGCGGCATTCCTGATCGGCGTGGGTGTTGCAATGCTGTTCGCGTTCGCGAACCCGCTCCTGTCGAAGCTCGCAGGCTAAGGTTCCTCGGAAATATGCGCCCGGCGTGAGCCGGCGCAGGGCGGAACGGAGACTTGGGGCGCTGATCGAATGCAACTCGATGAGCGCCTTACCGTTTCATTTTTCCGGAATAGCAGATAAGGAAACACCGTGAATCTCAACGCAACTCTGTTTGCGCAAATGGTCGTGTTCCTGGTCCTCGCGTGGTTCACGATGAAATTCGTGTGGCCGCCGTTGATCAACGCCCTCGACGAACGTTCGAAGAAGATCGCCGACGGCCTCGCCGCCGCGGAGAAGGGCAAGGCGGAACTCGAAGCAGCGCACAAGCGCGTGGACCAGGAACTCGCGCAGGCCCGCAACGACGGCCAGCAGCGCATCGCCGACGCTGAAAAGCGTGCACAGGCGGTCGCCGAGGAAATCAAGGCCAACGCCCAGGCTGAAGCCGCCCGCATCGTCGCGCAGGCGAAGGCGGAAGCAGAACAGCAAATCGTGAAGGCGCGCGAAGCGCTGCGTGGCGAAGTCGCCGCGCTGGCCGTGAAGGGCGCCGAGCAGATCCTGAAGCGCGAAGTCGATCAAACGGCCCACGCCCAACTGCTGAATCAACTGAAAGCCGAGCTCTGATCATGGCCGAACTTGCAACCATCGCCCGCCCTTACGCAGAAGCGCTGTTCCGCGTGGCCGAGGGGGGTGACATCGCCGCCTGGTCCACGCTCGTGCAAGAGCTGGCCCAGGTTGCGCGTCTGCCGGAAGTGCTGTCCATCGCGTCGAATCCGAAGGTGACGCGCGCGCAAGTGGCCGAGCTGCTGCTTGCCGCGGTGAAGTCGCCGCTCGCAACCGGCGCCGAAGCGAAGAACTTCGTGCAGATGCTGGTCGACAATCATCGCATCGCGCTGCTGCCGGAAATCGCCGAGCAGTTCGAGGCGCTCAAGAACGAACGCGAAGGCGCAGCCGACGCCGAGATCGTGAGCGCATTCCCGCTGAACGGCGCGGATCTCGACACGCTTGTCGCGAGCCTCGAACGCAAGTTCAAGCGCAAGCTGAAACCGACGGTCGAAGTCGATTCGTCGCTGATCGGCGGCGTGCGCGTGACGGTCGGCGACGAAGTGCTCGACACCTCGGTTCGCGCGCGCCTCGCATCGATGCAGGCTGCGTTGACCGCCTGAGCGCCACGCCGGCACGCAACAGAATTGACTATCAGGAGCGAATAATGCAACTCAATCCCTCTGAGATCAGCGAGCTGATCAAGAGCCGGATCCAGGGCCTTGAAGCGAGCGCAGACGTTCGCAACCAGGGCACCGTGATCTCCGTGACCGACGGTATCGTGCGCATCCACGGCCTGTCCGACGTGATGCAGGGCGAAATGCTCGAGTTTCCGGGCAACACGTTCGGCCTCGCGCTGAACCTCGAGCGCGACTCGGTCGGCGCGGTGATTCTCGGCGAATACGAACACATCTCGGAAGGCGACATCGTCAAGACG
It encodes:
- a CDS encoding ParA family protein; its protein translation is MAKIFCVANQKGGVGKTTTSVNLAASLAAQEQRVLLIDLDPQGNATMGSGIDKAACESTVYEVLVDGVSVADARIRPEAVTYDVLPANRELSGAEIELIGIDNRERQLKAALERVEDDYDFVLIDCPPTLSLLTLNGLCAAHGVVIPMQCEYFALEGLSDLVNTIKQVHANMNRDLKIIGLLRVMFDPRITLQQQVSDQLKAHFGDKVFDAVIPRNVRLAEAPSYGLPGVVFDRSSRGAQAYLQFGAEMIERVRAFEAS
- a CDS encoding ParB/RepB/Spo0J family partition protein is translated as MNAVPKKKGLGRGLEALLGGSADITEAVKIEGAPNTLALGKLQAGKYQPRTRMDEGSLQELAASIRAQGVMQPILVRPISSDKYEIIAGERRFRAARLAGLDEVPVLVKDVSDQAAAAMALIENIQREDLNPLEEAHGIQRLLDEFGFTHEQAAESVGRSRSAVSNLLRLLNLASPVQTMLLAGDLDMGHARALLAVDAATQITLAHQVVNKRMSVRETEKLVAQTTKEAPAVKARAKDDGGRDTRRLEEELSDLLASTVKIKLGRRGRGQVMIDFGNLDALEGILARLRGNVATEE
- a CDS encoding SLC13 family permease; this translates as MDDASALAPRRWLGWLAQEPVLSVLVLGLVVLEWVRPQPFGVLAGRVDWQTVATLAGLLMLTKALELSGCLMWLAHRIVHHVRSERGLAMLLVVFAAVLSMWLTNDVALFVVVPLMVSLRALTPLPFRRLVIVVALAVNAGSVATPLGNPQNLFLWQLSGVSFGRFVVTLGPLAVALMLLLLVLTACAFRAKPLDLSGDVATGPVQRMHALVAAVMFAAFVLLADAHHPLPALIAVTLVLLVAQRQAVLKIDWLLLLIFVLMFVVLRSAAALPVVHDAIARAQLDSPLRVFAAGAVLSQGISNVPAAILLSEFTHDWRALAFGVSVGGFGFAIGSLANLIAVRLAKEPRMWLPFHLVSIPFALVGAALGAWLLVHG
- a CDS encoding ATP synthase subunit I; protein product: MAGQAPNNGHDDHRAQRTASAAGERRESDADDWDAEQQDNNIVPLTRAEAERLFGPNVSKPSRVTPSRVVIVQVALSLVATLAWWLFSKSPGAAAQSAFLGGAIGWVPSALFVARLKAGGSATVMSWVMGEALKLGLTIGMFAAVAFGWAGVHWVPLLVTYLVVLKTYWIALAWR
- the atpB gene encoding F0F1 ATP synthase subunit A gives rise to the protein MAASEGTRGPDPSEYIAHHLQNFSTSHQTSIFDIHVWNLDTLFWSIVCGIVTIVLLRLAARKATPGVPGRFQCAIEMLVEMVEDQSKAIVHGNRTFIAPLALTVFVWVALMNSLDFLPVDLPGRVIGWLGLSDVISHHRIVPTADLNGTLGIALGVFVLMIYYSIKIKGAGGFAHELLSAPFGGHPLLWIPNLALNIVEYVAKTVSLGMRLFGNMYAGELLFLLIALLGSMWSFGGDATFLGFVGHVIAGSVWAIFHILIVLLQAFIFMMLTLVYLGQAHDKH
- the atpE gene encoding F0F1 ATP synthase subunit C, yielding MQAYIANIQGLTAIGIGIIIGLGAIGACIGIALMGGKYIEACARQPELINPLQTKMFLLAGLIDAAFLIGVGVAMLFAFANPLLSKLAG
- a CDS encoding F0F1 ATP synthase subunit B, with the protein product MNLNATLFAQMVVFLVLAWFTMKFVWPPLINALDERSKKIADGLAAAEKGKAELEAAHKRVDQELAQARNDGQQRIADAEKRAQAVAEEIKANAQAEAARIVAQAKAEAEQQIVKAREALRGEVAALAVKGAEQILKREVDQTAHAQLLNQLKAEL
- a CDS encoding F0F1 ATP synthase subunit delta, producing the protein MAELATIARPYAEALFRVAEGGDIAAWSTLVQELAQVARLPEVLSIASNPKVTRAQVAELLLAAVKSPLATGAEAKNFVQMLVDNHRIALLPEIAEQFEALKNEREGAADAEIVSAFPLNGADLDTLVASLERKFKRKLKPTVEVDSSLIGGVRVTVGDEVLDTSVRARLASMQAALTA